In Caldicellulosiruptor morganii, the following proteins share a genomic window:
- a CDS encoding sugar phosphate isomerase/epimerase family protein: MKLGFLTACLPNVSLDDLVVWAKNVGFEMLEIACWPLKNTRDYSSTTLDVANLTKDEAERIKKLFKDNNMQISSLAYYDNNLHPDLVIRKSYHDHLKKVIDAAELLGVKYVGTFVGRNYNKTVKENFDEFEIVFREILEYAKSKNVSIIIENCPMPGWNPDGGWMGTISYSPELWEEMFSRLPYDNFGLNLDPSHLYWLGIDPVSVIKEFKDRIFHVHAKDTQVFKDRLNKFSIFGSQIQRRNAWDMGWWTYRMPGRGEIDWEAFLKELKGNGYDYVVSIEHEDPEYEGSVEKVKEGLKLGFEYLKSILDKI; the protein is encoded by the coding sequence ATGAAACTTGGATTTTTAACAGCCTGCCTTCCAAATGTGAGCTTAGATGATCTGGTTGTGTGGGCAAAGAATGTTGGATTTGAAATGCTGGAGATTGCATGCTGGCCTTTGAAAAACACAAGAGATTATTCGAGCACAACCTTAGATGTTGCAAACCTTACAAAAGATGAAGCAGAAAGGATAAAGAAGCTTTTCAAAGACAACAACATGCAGATTTCCTCTCTGGCATACTATGATAACAACCTTCACCCTGACCTTGTTATAAGAAAATCATACCATGACCATCTAAAAAAGGTAATTGACGCAGCGGAGCTTCTTGGTGTTAAATATGTTGGCACATTTGTTGGGAGAAACTATAACAAGACAGTTAAAGAGAACTTTGATGAGTTTGAAATTGTGTTCAGAGAGATTTTAGAGTATGCAAAGTCAAAAAATGTATCTATTATAATTGAGAACTGCCCAATGCCGGGCTGGAATCCGGACGGTGGCTGGATGGGGACAATATCATATTCACCTGAGCTCTGGGAAGAGATGTTCTCAAGACTGCCTTACGACAACTTTGGCTTGAACCTTGATCCATCACACCTTTACTGGCTTGGGATTGACCCTGTTTCTGTTATAAAAGAGTTCAAAGACAGAATATTCCATGTCCATGCGAAAGACACTCAGGTTTTCAAAGATAGGCTAAACAAATTCTCAATCTTTGGCAGTCAAATTCAGAGGAGAAATGCCTGGGATATGGGATGGTGGACATACAGAATGCCGGGACGCGGCGAGATTGACTGGGAGGCATTTTTGAAGGAGCTGAAAGGCAATGGTTATGATTATGTTGTCAGCATTGAGCACGAGGATCCCGAATATGAGGGAAGTGTAGAAAAGGTCAAAGAGGGATTGAAACTGGGGTTTGAGTATCTGAAAAGCATTCTTGATAAAATTTAA
- the amrS gene encoding AmmeMemoRadiSam system radical SAM enzyme — MVEARYYEKLENKKVKCRLCPHECVILPGNTGFCRARKNIDGKLYSLNYGYISSIAFDPIEKKPLYHFYPGSTILSIGTFGCSFRCLHCQNYEISQLTPSVFEVDTERLIELAKKDKDCIGIAFTYNEPTIWFEYVVDVAKRFKEEGFKTVLVTNGYLNEEPLLELLDVIDAANIDLKAFNDEFYKKVCSGDLESVKKFIEICSKKIHVEITTLIIPTLNDSEEEMENLAKWLSSIDDRIPLHLTRYFPRYKMTLPPTPKETLYRLREIAKKYLMYVYLGNI, encoded by the coding sequence ATGGTTGAGGCAAGGTACTATGAAAAATTGGAAAATAAAAAGGTAAAGTGCAGGCTATGCCCGCATGAGTGTGTTATTTTGCCCGGCAATACTGGTTTTTGCAGGGCAAGAAAAAACATTGATGGAAAGCTCTACTCATTGAACTACGGGTATATATCCTCAATTGCGTTTGACCCGATAGAGAAAAAGCCGCTTTACCACTTTTATCCGGGATCGACCATACTTTCAATAGGGACATTTGGATGTTCGTTCAGATGCCTGCATTGCCAGAACTATGAGATCTCTCAGCTAACTCCCAGTGTGTTTGAAGTTGATACAGAACGTTTGATTGAGCTTGCGAAGAAGGACAAAGACTGTATTGGGATTGCATTTACCTACAATGAACCGACAATCTGGTTTGAGTACGTAGTGGATGTTGCAAAGAGGTTCAAAGAAGAGGGGTTTAAAACAGTGCTTGTGACAAACGGGTATTTAAATGAAGAGCCACTTTTAGAACTTCTTGATGTAATAGATGCTGCAAATATCGATTTAAAGGCATTCAATGACGAGTTTTACAAGAAGGTATGCAGTGGTGATTTGGAAAGTGTCAAGAAGTTTATTGAAATCTGTAGCAAAAAGATTCACGTTGAAATAACAACACTTATAATTCCAACCTTAAACGATTCCGAAGAAGAGATGGAAAACCTTGCAAAGTGGCTTTCGTCAATTGATGATAGAATCCCTTTGCATTTGACCAGGTATTTTCCGAGATACAAAATGACTTTGCCACCAACACCAAAAGAGACGCTATACAGACTCAGAGAGATTGCAAAGAAGTATTTGATGTATGTATATCTGGGGAATATTTAA
- the cdaA gene encoding diadenylate cyclase CdaA, with product MVKDLSFYIQEFFRNISLIRITPFDIIDIAIVSFVIYKIIVWIKDTRAYQLIKGIVILIVITQVSKWLNLNVINWLLTNTLSYGVLALLIVFQPELRRALEEIGRSKIWGKFFWVGSDEEAILKWQNSVEEIIKAVMYLSKNKIGALIVVEGQTKIGDIINTGIIIDSEISSQLLINIFIPNTPLHDGAVIIRDGKIKAAACFLPLSENRYISKELGTRHRAALGISENSDATAIVVSEETGIISVAYNGGLTRNLGPEALRKILLRPLKTEKEKNGFNIFKWRR from the coding sequence TTGGTAAAGGACCTTTCTTTTTATATTCAGGAGTTTTTCAGGAATATCTCCTTAATAAGAATAACGCCGTTTGATATTATTGACATTGCAATTGTGTCATTTGTGATATACAAAATAATTGTGTGGATAAAGGACACAAGGGCGTATCAGCTCATAAAAGGAATTGTGATTTTGATAGTTATAACTCAGGTCAGTAAATGGCTGAACCTGAATGTTATAAACTGGCTTCTGACAAACACCCTTTCATATGGTGTCCTGGCTCTTTTGATAGTCTTCCAGCCAGAGCTGAGGCGTGCATTGGAGGAGATTGGAAGAAGCAAAATCTGGGGAAAGTTCTTCTGGGTTGGTTCTGATGAAGAGGCAATTTTGAAGTGGCAGAATAGTGTTGAGGAGATTATAAAAGCTGTGATGTATCTTTCAAAGAATAAAATTGGTGCGCTGATAGTTGTTGAAGGGCAGACAAAGATAGGCGATATAATCAACACAGGGATTATAATTGACTCTGAGATATCATCCCAGCTTCTTATTAATATTTTTATTCCAAATACTCCACTGCACGATGGTGCTGTAATTATAAGAGATGGGAAGATAAAAGCGGCTGCGTGCTTTTTACCCCTTTCGGAGAACAGGTACATAAGCAAAGAGCTTGGTACACGGCACAGGGCAGCGCTTGGTATTTCAGAAAACTCGGATGCTACAGCCATAGTTGTATCAGAAGAAACAGGGATTATATCTGTTGCTTACAATGGAGGGCTTACGCGAAACTTGGGTCCGGAGGCATTGAGGAAGATACTTTTAAGACCACTTAAAACTGAAAAGGAGAAAAACGGTTTTAACATATTCAAGTGGAGGCGTTAG
- a CDS encoding CdaR family protein translates to MKKIELKKPKDDTFWLRVLSVFIAIILWFYVNSIINPIKKRELIVPIRYNISTLSKGLVMTQSDAKEVRIVVSGTQDELGKVDEKNIQAVVDFSDVRQTGEIKLPVNINNPYHRINIESVYPKNVVVNIDNLVTIQKDVTVEINGNPKKGYIINSYQEEPNVISIKGAESDIKEISKCVAQLNLSLNDRSFKASVPVKVLDMKGKDITSLFDLSQKSIDVYVDILKTKQVPLTVKFKGQLPPGKIISRIVLKPSTINVAGKEEDINSLNEIVVGTVDARMLENVSTFQFDFNLPKNIKALDNVKQVVITIYTDSIVQKSITIPVEVKDLESKYLASLSPDRVTLTIKYYQSNQSSIDFSRFRAYVDVSNLTQGDYSLPVMLEKPDNIENVEVSPSYIKVTITEKSQNQ, encoded by the coding sequence TTGAAAAAGATTGAGCTCAAAAAACCAAAAGATGATACGTTCTGGCTGAGGGTCCTGTCAGTATTTATTGCTATCATTCTGTGGTTTTATGTAAATAGCATCATAAATCCTATAAAGAAAAGAGAGCTAATAGTGCCAATACGCTACAATATCTCCACCCTGTCGAAGGGGCTTGTTATGACACAGTCGGATGCAAAAGAGGTTAGAATAGTTGTCAGTGGTACTCAGGATGAGCTGGGCAAGGTGGATGAAAAGAACATTCAGGCAGTGGTAGATTTTTCTGATGTAAGACAGACAGGAGAGATAAAGCTTCCAGTCAATATAAACAACCCCTACCATAGAATCAATATAGAAAGTGTGTATCCCAAAAATGTGGTGGTGAACATTGACAATCTTGTGACAATTCAGAAGGATGTCACAGTAGAGATAAACGGAAATCCCAAAAAGGGCTACATAATAAATAGCTACCAGGAGGAGCCGAATGTTATCAGTATAAAGGGTGCAGAGAGTGATATAAAAGAGATTTCAAAGTGCGTTGCTCAGTTAAATCTTAGCCTGAATGATAGATCTTTTAAAGCTTCTGTTCCTGTCAAAGTTCTGGATATGAAAGGCAAGGATATAACATCGCTTTTTGATTTGTCTCAAAAAAGCATAGATGTTTATGTTGATATATTGAAAACAAAACAGGTGCCGCTTACCGTAAAGTTCAAAGGTCAGCTTCCTCCGGGTAAAATTATTTCAAGGATTGTATTGAAGCCTTCAACAATCAATGTTGCCGGGAAGGAAGAGGATATAAATTCCCTGAATGAAATTGTTGTAGGGACAGTTGATGCGCGAATGCTGGAAAATGTTTCAACATTCCAGTTTGATTTTAACCTTCCCAAGAACATAAAGGCTCTGGACAATGTCAAACAGGTTGTGATAACTATCTATACTGATTCAATTGTCCAGAAGTCAATTACCATACCGGTTGAGGTAAAAGATCTTGAGAGCAAGTATCTGGCAAGCCTGAGCCCTGACAGGGTTACACTTACTATAAAGTATTACCAGAGCAATCAAAGTTCAATAGATTTTTCCCGTTTTAGAGCATATGTTGATGTTTCAAATTTAACACAGGGAGATTATAGCCTGCCAGTCATGTTGGAAAAGCCAGACAATATTGAAAATGTAGAGGTATCACCCTCTTACATAAAAGTGACAATAACAGAGAAAAGCCAAAACCAGTAG
- the amrA gene encoding AmmeMemoRadiSam system protein A has protein sequence MVGYLLPHPPILIDRIGNGEEKKCQATLDALEKVTDEISEYKPDVIVIISPHAPIFSDVFFLNDRPIIEGSLARWGVRGVEFRFGNNLEIVEDIAKMSKEEGLSVGFVTDRIERRYGVSRELDHGAMVPLYFITKKYRDFELIHTAYCMVDDMKLYKYGMIIRKALEKHGKKGLIVASGDLSHKLKEDGPYGFAREGVEFDRLLVDLLQKSDIKGLYDIEPEFSEKAAECGFRSIKVLIGAFDGYEIESKVYSYEGPFGVGYCVAGFYQKGTAASLLDEIAIKKEQRLKKLRENEDEYIRLARESLEYYVRHRRYMDYIPEYVTERMLKERAGVFVSIKKDGNLRGCIGTIYPTQENIAKEIIKNAVAAGFHDPRFEEVTEDELDSLVYDVDILSTPEKVNSISELDPKKYGVIVRKGARQGLLLPDLEGVDTVEEQLRIACRKAGIDYDREDFEIERFTVERHK, from the coding sequence ATGGTAGGGTATTTGTTGCCACATCCCCCAATTCTGATTGACAGAATTGGAAATGGCGAAGAGAAAAAATGTCAGGCAACCTTGGATGCACTGGAAAAAGTGACGGATGAGATTTCAGAGTACAAGCCTGATGTAATTGTTATTATATCACCGCATGCGCCTATCTTTTCAGATGTCTTCTTTTTGAATGACAGACCAATCATTGAAGGTAGCCTTGCAAGATGGGGTGTGCGGGGGGTTGAGTTTAGGTTTGGCAATAATCTTGAGATAGTTGAAGATATAGCAAAAATGAGCAAAGAAGAGGGTTTGAGCGTTGGATTTGTGACAGACAGGATTGAAAGAAGATATGGAGTTTCGCGAGAGCTTGACCATGGTGCAATGGTTCCACTGTATTTTATAACCAAAAAATATAGAGATTTTGAACTTATTCACACTGCTTACTGTATGGTTGATGATATGAAGCTGTATAAATATGGAATGATAATAAGAAAAGCTCTTGAAAAGCATGGAAAAAAAGGCTTGATTGTTGCTTCCGGTGACCTTTCACACAAGCTAAAAGAAGATGGACCCTATGGTTTTGCCAGAGAAGGTGTTGAGTTTGACAGGCTTTTGGTTGACCTTTTGCAAAAGAGTGATATTAAAGGACTTTATGATATTGAACCTGAATTTTCAGAAAAAGCTGCAGAATGCGGTTTTAGGTCAATAAAGGTGCTAATTGGGGCATTTGATGGCTATGAGATAGAATCAAAGGTTTACTCTTATGAAGGACCGTTTGGGGTAGGGTACTGTGTTGCTGGATTTTATCAAAAAGGTACTGCTGCATCCCTTCTTGATGAGATAGCTATTAAAAAAGAACAAAGGCTCAAGAAACTCAGAGAAAATGAAGATGAATATATAAGACTTGCAAGAGAGAGCTTGGAGTACTATGTAAGGCACAGAAGGTATATGGACTATATACCAGAGTATGTTACAGAGCGGATGCTAAAAGAGAGGGCAGGTGTTTTTGTATCAATCAAAAAGGATGGAAACCTTAGAGGATGTATAGGCACAATTTATCCAACGCAAGAAAACATTGCAAAGGAGATAATCAAAAACGCTGTTGCGGCAGGTTTTCACGACCCGAGGTTTGAAGAGGTCACAGAAGATGAGCTTGATTCTCTGGTTTATGATGTAGATATCTTGAGCACGCCTGAAAAGGTAAATTCAATCTCAGAACTTGACCCCAAAAAGTACGGTGTGATTGTCAGAAAAGGTGCAAGACAGGGGCTTTTGCTTCCTGATTTAGAGGGTGTTGACACAGTCGAAGAGCAGCTGAGGATTGCCTGCAGAAAAGCGGGGATTGACTATGACAGAGAGGATTTTGAGATAGAAAGGTTTACAGTTGAAAGGCACAAGTAG
- a CDS encoding Gfo/Idh/MocA family protein produces the protein MSKLKLAIIGCGSITKHRHLPEAKANENVEVVAVCSGNLKNAESVAKMFDVPKVYADYETMLKEEKPDAVVVAAPNYLHADATIKALEAGAHVLCEKPMATTFEDCNRMVDTAKETGKFLMIAHNQRFNAAHIKARQIIQSGELGRVLSFKTTFGHGGPEGWSSDRPDTWFFHKEKAAFGSMGDLGVHKIDLMRFLLGEEFVEAAAFVTTLAKRYPGGGLIDVDDNAVCILKTHSGAIGTLTASWTYPGSEDNSTVIYCERGSITLYGDPRFSMIIRYANGQKAYFELDTMQTNQNQTKSGVMDEFINCILTNTPPEISGEEGLKTMKVVFACFESAQTGRVVRIDY, from the coding sequence GTGTCCAAACTAAAGCTTGCTATAATTGGCTGCGGTTCAATTACAAAACACAGACATCTACCCGAGGCAAAGGCTAATGAAAATGTTGAAGTTGTTGCTGTTTGTAGCGGTAACTTAAAGAATGCAGAAAGCGTAGCAAAGATGTTTGATGTGCCCAAGGTATATGCTGATTATGAGACAATGTTAAAGGAAGAAAAACCTGATGCTGTGGTTGTTGCAGCACCCAACTATCTTCATGCAGATGCTACCATAAAGGCTCTTGAGGCGGGTGCACATGTCCTGTGCGAAAAACCAATGGCAACAACTTTTGAAGATTGCAACAGGATGGTGGATACAGCAAAAGAAACAGGAAAGTTTTTGATGATAGCTCACAACCAGAGGTTTAACGCAGCTCATATAAAGGCAAGGCAGATCATCCAGAGCGGTGAACTTGGCAGAGTTTTGAGCTTTAAGACTACTTTCGGGCATGGTGGACCCGAAGGTTGGAGCTCTGACAGACCTGATACATGGTTTTTCCATAAAGAAAAAGCTGCATTTGGCAGCATGGGCGATCTGGGTGTTCACAAGATAGATCTGATGAGGTTTTTACTTGGTGAAGAGTTTGTTGAGGCAGCTGCTTTTGTCACGACCCTTGCAAAGAGGTACCCCGGCGGAGGGCTGATAGACGTTGATGACAATGCTGTTTGTATTCTAAAAACCCACAGCGGTGCAATTGGAACTTTAACAGCTTCCTGGACATACCCCGGAAGTGAAGACAATTCAACTGTTATATACTGTGAAAGAGGTTCAATCACTCTTTATGGCGACCCCAGATTTTCAATGATAATTAGGTATGCAAATGGGCAGAAAGCCTACTTTGAACTTGATACAATGCAGACAAACCAGAATCAGACAAAGTCAGGTGTTATGGATGAGTTTATAAACTGTATTCTGACAAACACTCCGCCTGAAATCTCCGGTGAAGAGGGACTTAAGACCATGAAGGTTGTTTTTGCCTGCTTTGAGTCAGCTCAAACTGGCAGGGTAGTCAGGATAGATTATTGA
- a CDS encoding LacI family DNA-binding transcriptional regulator: MPTVKDVARRAGVSVATVSRVLNNSNRVSDKTRQKVLKAIEELGFKPNLLARNFRKDKSNLILVILPTVANVYFARVVKGIEDAARKRGYGILLCTTGNSPEIACEYLKLIERKQVDGAIIASARIDSETIFDLDQKKIVQACEFYPFLDTSCVLIDHKKAFFEIVDYLIKKGKKNILCAIGNEGIPSEEERKEGYRQALEENGLEFSEENVIRCRYGWADIYERLKVLICSGKYDAIACSSDLMAVGAIKAAKESLLKIPDEFAVTGFDNIMISRIYEPSITTVAQPMYEIGEKAAEILIDSLENPDGFSKQKIILPHEIKTRESA, encoded by the coding sequence ATGCCAACAGTAAAGGATGTTGCAAGAAGGGCAGGGGTTTCTGTTGCAACAGTCTCAAGAGTTTTGAATAATTCAAACAGGGTTTCAGATAAAACACGCCAGAAAGTCTTAAAAGCCATTGAAGAGCTTGGCTTCAAACCCAACCTTCTTGCAAGAAACTTTCGAAAGGACAAGTCAAATCTGATATTAGTAATATTGCCTACTGTTGCCAATGTATATTTTGCGCGCGTTGTGAAGGGTATTGAGGATGCAGCCAGAAAGCGTGGCTACGGCATACTTCTGTGCACAACAGGGAACAGCCCTGAGATTGCTTGTGAGTATTTAAAGCTTATAGAAAGAAAGCAGGTTGATGGGGCTATAATTGCTTCTGCCAGGATTGACAGTGAAACTATTTTTGATCTGGACCAGAAGAAAATAGTCCAGGCTTGCGAGTTTTATCCTTTTTTAGATACCTCATGTGTGCTTATAGATCACAAAAAGGCTTTTTTTGAGATTGTAGACTATCTTATAAAAAAGGGAAAAAAGAATATCCTCTGCGCAATTGGCAATGAAGGGATTCCTTCTGAAGAAGAGAGAAAGGAAGGTTACCGGCAGGCACTTGAAGAAAATGGTCTTGAGTTCAGTGAGGAGAATGTCATAAGATGCAGATATGGCTGGGCAGACATTTACGAAAGGCTAAAAGTTCTTATCTGCTCGGGTAAATATGACGCAATTGCATGTTCATCTGACCTCATGGCAGTGGGAGCAATAAAAGCTGCAAAGGAATCTTTGCTCAAAATACCCGATGAGTTTGCTGTAACAGGGTTTGATAACATCATGATTTCAAGGATTTATGAGCCGAGTATAACAACAGTTGCTCAGCCAATGTATGAGATTGGTGAAAAGGCAGCAGAGATTCTTATAGATAGCCTGGAAAATCCAGATGGTTTTTCAAAACAAAAGATTATTCTTCCGCATGAGATAAAAACAAGAGAGTCAGCATAA